In Equus caballus isolate H_3958 breed thoroughbred chromosome 7, TB-T2T, whole genome shotgun sequence, one DNA window encodes the following:
- the LOC102148791 gene encoding LOW QUALITY PROTEIN: L-lactate dehydrogenase A-like 6A (The sequence of the model RefSeq protein was modified relative to this genomic sequence to represent the inferred CDS: inserted 2 bases in 1 codon) — translation MATAKQELMRNFTSEEIIHHYKISVVGTGSVGITCAVTILLEGLSDELAFVDVDEGKLKGETIDLKHGSPFMKMPNIVSSKDYFVTANSNLVIITADASQEKGETGLNLVQQNVAILKLMIFNINQYSPLCKLIILCNPVDIXYVAWKLSVFPKNCVIGSGYNLNTACFRFLIGQKLGIHSESCHGCILGEHGDSSIPVWSGVNIAGVPLKDLNLDIGTDKDPEQWKTIHKEMITSAYEIIKMQGHPSWAVDLSVANLTQSILKNLRRVHLASTIIEDLYGINEEIIFSVPCILGENSITDFIKVRLNPEGEACLKKSAETLREIQKELKLSSCLKLPFGS, via the exons ATGGCGACCGCCAAGCAGGAGCTTATGAGGAATTTCACTTCTGAGGAGATCATTCATCACTATAAGATCTCCGTTGTAGGAACTGGATCGGTTGGCATTACCTGTGCTGTAACCATTTTATTAGAAGGCTTGAGTGATGAACTTGCCTTTGTGGATGTTGATGAAGGCAAACTGAAGGGTGAGACAATAGACCTCAAACATGGCAGTCCTTTCATGAAAATGCCAAATATCGTTTCCAGCAAAGATTACTTTGTCACTGCAAACTCCAATTTAGTGATTATCACAGCAGATGCATCCcaggaaaaaggagaaacaggGCTTAATTTAGTACAGCAAAATGTGGCCATCTTAAAATTAATGATTTTCAATATTAACCAATACAGTCCCCTATGCAAACTGATTATTCTTTGCAATCCAGTGGATAT TTATGTAGCCTGGAAATTGAGTGTATTTCCCAAAAACTGTGTTATTGGAAGTGGCTATAATCTAAACACTGCCTGTTTCCGTTTCTTGATTGGGCAAAAGCTTGGTATCCACTCTGAAAGCTGTCATGGGTGCATCCTTGGAGAGCATGGAGACTCAAGTATCCCTGTGTGGAGTGGAGTTAATATTGCTGGTGTCCCTCTGAAGGATCTGAACTTGGATATAGGAACTGATAAGGATCCTGAGCAGTGGAAAACTATCCACAAAGAAATGATTACCAGTGCCTATGAGATTATTAAAATGCAAGGCCATCCTTCTTGGGCCGTTGACCTATCTGTAGCTAATTTAACACAAAGTATTTTGAAGAATCTTAGAAGAGTGCATCTAGCTTCCACCATAATTGAGGACCTGTatggaataaatgaagaaataatctTCAGTGTTCCTTGTATCCTGGGAGAGAATAGTATTACAGACTTTATAAAGGTAAGGCTAAACCCTGAAGGGGAGGCCTGTTTAAAAAAGAGTGCAGAAACGCTTAGAGAAATTCAGAAGGAGCTCAAGCTTTCAAGTTGTTTAAAGTTACCATTTGGAAGTTAG